The DNA region AATTTTGAAGTCACGGCCAGATTTAAATTGAGGTTTTAGAACCTGTTTTGCCAAGTATATCTTCCTTGATCCCGTTCATGACTCGAATACTTGTCTTTGCCCGGCCTCTCTCGTGTTTGTTTCTTGTCTTGTATGTCATTTCGAGCCTTGGAATGGAGAGAAGAAAGTTGGAGAGACAAGAAGATAGTAGGTCAATGCCTGTGGGTCTCAAAGACGACGTGGAGATTTACCTAGGCTTAGGTTGAGTTTCGACTTGAAGGTTGCCTTGGTATGCGGTAGTCAAGGATCTTTCGAGCTAACCCATCCTGAGAACCTCTTGGGATTAGATATGAAGCTCCATTTTAATATCATGCGATAGGTCTTCCAATGTTCGATGAATTTAACGTGATTGTGTGTCCATGGTTCATGTGTTTTAAAGTCTTACTTGTAATTTAAATTAGAACCTCACATGAGCCGGATTAATCAAATACAGTCGGTTTAAAATTGGATTTAATTTCGAGACGGTCGGGAATTAGGGCTTTTATCGAGCGGTCCATCAATGGCTACCTCGATGGCTTGAAACCCacaaattaaagtattcgacaaattttaattaacttaaaaatttCACACACGGAGACAAAAAGGGAAGTTTAACTTGGTTAAATAAACCACTTGGCTTTAAGCAAAAATGCATAAATCGACAAATAATCGGTAACCGTGTCGATAACTTAAGAACGGGTAATCTTGCCATTTTTCAACTCAAATTTTGCAAATTAGTGAGGCGCGTGgcccgatgtagcatggatgttCGGGAAAACTTGCGTGTCTTGACTCGGCGTTTGCTTGATTTCAGGCGGCTTGGGTTGAGATACGAGAGTTCTCTTCGGACCACTTCCGGGCAGTCTGATCGTTCTTTTGATTCCCTCGGGCTCGGCTTCCATATGTATCAGCTGACTGCCGTTACTATTGAAGTTTCAATCCGATTACTGATTTCTATTTGAAACATCAAATTTAGAGACTTCTCTCCTCTTGATAAgccacaagaaaaaaaaaagaaaaacaaggaTCAATTACATATGTAGCAAACCCAGCATTTTCTCTTAGTCTTACGCAGTGGGTGACAAAACATAAGACAGGCTGGTTACAATCTAAAATAACGGCTCAAAACTGATATCATAAGGACGAGGAACGTCGATCCTATAACCATCCCAAGATTGTTTAATACATAGAGCGAGATTACTTAATTCGTAGAGTATAGATGAGGAGGCAGCCTAGGCTTAGGAACGGTGACAAGAGGGACCTTCCTAGGAGTTGAGAGTCCAAAGATCTCCTCCATGTCCAGATCCTCGGGCCTCGTCTCTTTGGGCAGCTTCCAGTCGAACCCATGCAGGAGATTAGCTAGGCTTGCCTGGATCACCTTCAGCCCAAGGGTGTAGCCAGGGCACATACGCCGGCCTGACCCGAATGGCAACAGCTCGAAATCCTGCCCTTTCACATCGATCACCTTCCCAAGGAACCTCTCGGGCCTGAACTCATCGGGGTCGCCCCATATCTCAGGGTCCCGTCCGATAGACCACACGCTCACCAGGACCCTGGTGCCCTTAGGGATGTCGTAGTTGCCAATCTTGCAATCCTCCCGGCACTGCCTAGGTACGAGCATTGGGGCCACGGGGTGGAGCCTCATGGTCTCTTTGCAGATGGCATCAATGTAGGGCAAGTTCACAATGTCCTTCTCTTCGATCCACCTCTCTCTTCCAATCACCCTGTCCAGTTCTTCGGTAGCCCTTTTGAAGACCTCTGGCTTTCTCAGTAATTCCGAGATCGCCCACTCCACGGTGACAGCCGAGCTCTCAGTCCCACCGGCTATCAAGTCCTATATATAGACACGCATAAACGTACATAAACCAATTGCGGCAGATAAGTAAGACCAACACGTGCTAGCTTGCTCTCTCTGAAAGGATCACTGTTAATGATTCAAgtactatttaaaaaaaaatagtagttcaatatcataattattactttttaataattatgttattgaatccCGAACTGCCACTATCACTGTTAACCAATTGgtgtgtttattttttaaaaaaatttcacctcAATTCAACTTAAATTTActtatattcaattcaataacataattattactttttttaatttttttttaaatttttttaatcattcaattcaatttttaatattaaattactctatctattcattaattttttacaattcaacaacacaatcattatttaatcattattttcttcaaactatttattatgttttcacattttttctcataattcaataatacaatcattacaaactaattaaaatcaaaactcaactcaactttaaatccaaacgcactcttaatTGTTTGTCGATTTCGTTCATGTTCTGAAAGCAATTGAAAGTTTAGAGAGTCTTGGACAACGATAAATGgaggaaattgaaaaataaaataaaatatcttatTAACTTGATAATTGAATCTGAAATATATTGATTGTAAGAGAGAATATAAGTCGCTGcattacaatttttttgttttaaattatGCGACCTTCGGTGTTCAATTGAACATAATATATGCGATTCCACCTATGGCCCACAAAAGCAGAcaagattttcaatttcatccctCCACACCACATCGTTATATCTTGAGCCCACTTTTAGTTGAAATGACACCAATTTTCTTGTATATCTGATCTAAAGGAGTTGAATGGTTAATATAACAACTATTTTGGGTGTAAATGTTGCTTCAATACCATCGATAATACAGTTagaatttttttcccatttcttaatgaaattttgactATATTATTATCGgctcaaaaaaagaaaaaaaggatatAGCGAGTAGCTTAGAAAACCATATATGGGATTGTCATCTCGACAACACTGAGTTTCATGAAATTGGGTCAAAGAAAACAGAGGCATTGTGTGACGGTCGTCGATCTTCCTAATCCGTTTAAATTTATTCGAAAtctattttaaaaaactaaaagagctagcgtcccgttgttttattattttgacagTATCATCTGATTATGCATATATGTTGGTCCATTCGGAAACACGGGATTTGTGTAAAACTATTATCGTTTGTATTCGGGTCAATAGGCTCATGTCATCTCGTGTCGGGTTACTATTAAAGTCGGTAATAATATAAGATCTGTTGTTTGAACTAACAATGATTGAGTTATTCAGCATTACCTGAGTAAAGGCTTTAACTCCATGCCTCTCAAGCTTCACTTCGAGGTTGGGGTCATCCGCAAGCTGAAGCAACACATCCACCATGTCCTTGGCGACGTAGCCCTCGACGCCTCTCCTCCTCTCGTCGTGCTCATCCAAAACATGCTCCAAGAACTTGTCGAACTTCTTGCTCAACGCCTTCATCCTCTTTACGTACCCTTCCAAGTCCAAGAAGTTGACCCACGGGATTGAGTCCCCAATGTTGAACGCCCCATTGAGGAGGAACAGCTCGTCGAGCATCTTCTTGAACTCCTCTGGAGTCACGATCGACCCCTCGGTCTTTTGGGTGTACTTCTTCCCCAAGACCATTCGACTGATCACGTTGAGGCTGAGATCAGACAGGTGGTCCTTTAGGGTGACCGGTCTCTCCCTCAAGTCGTAGAGGTCGCGGAGGAAGGCCTTCAACTCTTCTGCTCGGATGTACTCGTAGGACTCGAGGCGCTTTGCGCTGAAGAGCTCCATTATGCATATCTTGCGTGCCTGGCGCCAGTATGGCCCGTATTGGGACCAGGTGATGTCACAGTAGTTGTAAGTGGTGTACTTGCCCGCGTTAAACTTGGGCCTGCCCGCAAAGGTCACGTCGTGGGTCTTGAGGATCGCACGTGCCATCTCCACGGACGAGCCCACGATCACAGGGTAGGATCCAAACTGGAGGCTCATTAAGGAGCCATACTTCTTGGAGAGCTCACAGATGGAACGGTGGGGCAGCGGGCCGATGAGGTTGAGGTTCCCAATGATGGGCCAGGGCTTCGGCCCGGGAGGCAAGTTGAGCTGCCAACGGCGGCGGAGGTGGCGGGAGAGGAGGATGAGGGCAAGGGTTGTTAGCCATGCGGCAGTATATGAGGCCCAGCTGGAAGGAATGTCCATCATTGAAAGGAACTGagccattaattaattagtaggAAGATAAGGAAGCTTAATTGGACTAAGGATGTTGTGAAGTGTGGTGAGGTGTGTGTGGGTATATATAGAAGGATTGAAGAACCAAAAGAGAGTGGAAAGTtgtgttttattttgttattgaaAAATGGTTCTTTCCTTGAAGTTTTCCTCACCTACCAGTATTTTGGTAACATTGCAAAACACACactcatacatatatatatatatatatatattataatactCGAGAGCCTAATGGATCTAGATTAATTCAGTTTGAACTGGACTGGTTCATTAAAAGAGTAAAACATTTCAAGTAtgtattttttctattcacaagAATTGAATtaagattttatttaagagaaaCATCGGCTGAATAACTTGAATCAATTCATATTGGTAAACATATATCTTTTCTCATCCAACATAACATTATTTTCGGGGATTGGTATCAGACCCCTTCATCTGATTATGAACAATTGTTTTCAAATAATGGGTAAAACATTATTCATCTCGAACTGGACCAACATACATGTTGATACTGTCTTTAGCGCCTTGATCGATCGAGTGTACAATATCAGAGGGAAGAGGTTAATTACTTTTAATGTGGTAATAATTGATCGATGACGTTCAGTCCACGTTTTCTTGTTGATCATGGCattgaaagtatatatattgatgtacATATGGATGTATGCAACTATTCGTCGGTGTATTGAACTTGTCGTTGATCCGAACGCTAATAAAGTCCTTTGTTGGAAAACATTTGcggacccaaaaaaaagacgagcagtttttgtttttatttgttatgACAAATAAGTGTCAGAAGATCATTTTCCGAATATTTCAGCAAgtttaatttctattttaaaataCTACAAGAAAGgggaaacaaaaaaagaaatagagtTGCGTTttgttcaattcaatttattgtCATTTATCACGTCTGCATTGAAAATAGAGAATCTTTTCGggtaatataataaaaattgtaaTGATCACTTcaggaaattgaaattaaataaatcattaCCATGAAATTTCCATGAAACTTTCAGATGACTGAAATATGGAAAGAGGACTGCCATACTTTGCTTTGCAAGTTCTCAGGGTGTGCGAGGAAATGACACTGGAAATATGGGCTCCGTTGACTCTTGACTTGTAAACTTTTCAACAGGAAAACATCCTTTGGTTGCCCCTTAAGTTTGCTGTCCTTCTCAATTCCCACCTATAGTTTGAATTCCTCTCTGTCCGGTCCTCGTCGCAAGTGTCTTCATCTCAATGTGGTGTGACTCCATAATTGCATGGTTCTCATTAGAGCGAACAACTTGTTCATGGAAGGGACTTAGTGATCTCGGCATGATCCACCTTATTTTATAATGAGAAAAACTGAATAAAAATCGAGACGGAGAGAGATCCAAATCTTGTCATAGTCTAAATGCAAGCCAAatatgtttttcttcttctctttgtcAATGAATAAAAATGCAATTGAGTCATGTTATATAAAAATGCAATTGAGCTATGCAGAATTTTTGGGCGTTAACCATGGTACATAAAATTCCAATAGAGTCTCGACTAATCTAGTTTAGCtgggtcggcccactaaaaagtaaaactcttccggcgtgaatttttttgcattcacaatGACTTCAACTcaagaccttacttaagtgaaataagtgtcgaaccgcttgaactaaCTCGTGTCGGTAAAACTATGCagaatttttaataagaagAAAGGGAACAGCATGAAGGACTTAGGAAATGTGCTGGTTGACCCAGAGTCTCCGCTGCCGGTGGCTTTCCCTTTTTCCACTAGCCACCCAAGACTGATCACATCGCTTTAAAaagtatcatatatatatgtatattcttCGAGTCTATGATGGCCATTATAAAAAATGGTGTCCTTGGACAATTATTTGGCTTTTGATATCGAAATGGCCTTGTCGATCAACGTGAACAAGGAGGTGACATGTTATGCATACAAACAATTGGGcaataaataaagtaaaaaagtTTTGCTTTTTATCTATACTAATGCTGGTACTGCATTGGGGGGATCGActatccaccaaaaaaaaaaatcttatagAAAAATCTCATAATGTAAGAGGATTGTATATCATCATGTATTAGctcgaatttttgaattgaataaGAGTTCAATCACGTCTAAGTTCGGTGGAATTTTATATGCCACCATAACATATTCGCATCTGTATGGACCTTCGCTGTACCAAGATCAAAGTCGAGAGCAATTTACGGGCCTCATCTTAATCCAGTCAGAGTATAGAACTCATGACAAGTAAAGCCCGATTGACAAAGAGTAAGCATGCCTCCGGCTAGTTTTGTCCGCCCTCGCCAGATTACAGAAAAGAACTCGGGTCAGATGCAGTGACACGTGACTTGTAAAAGGAGAGTACGTAAAAAAGAGCACATCCAAGTTCCGAATTGATTGTCTTTACACTCCAACGACAAGAATATATACAAAAACCAGTGAACATAAAAGGAATGAGCAACGCTACCTTTTGAATTATTGGACTGGACCCCGAACACTTTTAGGACCGATGgatttttacaaatattttacgTGCACTACTACTATATACATTGGCTATCGTAGTGGACATTTATAATTCCCTTTTGGCGTGTCtgttgctttcttttttttttctttttctttttcctttttgggtcaaATTTGCATAATAGTTACCCCTGAGTTCCATCCATATATGCCTCAAAAGGTTTTTGTCCATTTACAGTGGGACACCCAGATCATGATATCAATGTGTTTACACCAATTTTTCACACCTAATGAATATTACTAGTTAGTAATGGACGTGATGACTTAATGAATTTAATTGGTCAAATTTTGATTCATTTTAAGCCCACGACTCgactattgcattttggacacATAAAGGGCCCGTGTAAAGAGGCGGCCCATGATTGAGCCCTTGATGACCCGACTCGAGGATCCGCGGCATTATCCGATCCAGACAGCTGGGTTGGTCATTTGAGAAGGAGATTATGGTAATTTCTTGCTGGGCTGATCTGTTCGAATTAGCTAAGAGTTTCAGCTAAACGGCTCTCACAAGGAAAGGATCCCCGATTCTTTTCAAGATGAGATTGCCGCACGAACCTGGACATACATACGGGAAGGATGGCGATTCTACATGGCTGTTGAGGATTATTTCCTTGGCGAATCAAATTAGACATGGGAATAGTCAGACACACAAGGGAAAGAAGCTCATGTAAGGAAATTGCGTTGTTTTCTTTCCTATGCGAGTTGATGCATCCGTGTAAGGCATGAGAAGTACAGCCGGTGCCCTTACTCAACATCCAGAGGTGTTTCCTTGGACAAAGGATTGCATATCGTGGAAATTCCTTGAAGATTTGACAAGAACATTGTCTTACCTTGGCAATTTTCATATCCTGGCTagatatattatttatgtttCCTAGTTTAGCTAGCTGCTTAGGCAGTCCGAATTTTACATGCTTTCTTTCgtttatttccttaatatgtTTGAATCTCTACTCATTAGGGTTCCTAGGTGCGCCCTATAAGAGTAGACGAAGCCATTCATTGTAGTCCTCGCGACAACACAACAATACAATACTTATCTAATTTATCTTTACATTCATCAATCATTTACTTTATCGCACATGCACTTCAATATCTACATATCGCACCTTTTctacctttgatcttcgtcaCCTACCCGCGGAACCCTCGGTTCCATTCTTCTCCTCAGTCTTAGAGCCCTCGACTCCATTCTTCCTCACCTACCACTTGGAACATCTCGTTCCGTTCTTTCTCTCACCGTTCCTCACCGGAGCTCTCAGTTCCATTCTATCCCTTCTATCCATCTCGAGGCTTCTGGGCTAAGAATGGTCTCCATAAAGTCAAAGGTTCTGGTCTAAGGCTCTTCTTTTCTGCTACCTTGTACTCGAGACCCACCAACACGGACCTTTCGAGGACCGTGATCTTATCCTTCCACGAGCGGTTTTAGGGCTATGACTTCACTTTTGACTGCCTCTGGCCAAGACCCACCTACAAGGAGGCTTTCCCCTAGCTACGGCTTCCTAGTCGAAGCTCATCTTTTTCGGCTATATTAGCTGAGACACATCTTCACGGGCCTTCCCCAGTCTGTGACCACTATTCACTAGACTGGTCTTGAGTTGTCTCGACATCATGAGACCGGCTTCCGAGTCGTTTCATATAAATTTTGGGCAATAAATTGCGCACACATTTGGGAGAACTTAAATGTCTTAACCCTCGAAGCTGTGACATCGTCTACACTATCTATACAACCTCCCAACTGACATCAACAACGGAAACCCAATCGCTGGCTATTTCTACGAACCCCAGGGACCGTGGTGCAACGCTTTAGTCCGGTGAGGACGGCTGGTGGTTTCGCCCTCACTCACACCTTGGGACTGTGCCCTGATACGAGTGGATCGCGAATTTTAGGCGAAACACAATGGTTTTGCCATGGTGAATTTACCCATTTATTAGTTTAGGTTAGTAGCAACTTTTATTGAAATACTACCTATGTTACTACATTTATATCTTGCCACTTCTTATAGTGcatccttaaaaaaaaaactttaatgCTAACTCAAGGCAAGGTATAATGGAGTCCATTAGGATGAAAGCACGATCGGCCAATGGATCCCAATTCATGATAAACTCCTGATAAAGTGAGACCGGATCTCTTTAATCTTTTGTATGAACGTATATATCATCAATGATCTGTCCAAGAAGGAGAAGCATAACCAAACATAGACAACGATGATTTTTATATCTGCGGATATAAGTGAGACCAATAAGTTTAGTATGAAATTagagaaatgaaaataaagagtaATGAGAGGCTCACCAATTAGAACCGAATAAAAAATCTCTCGACTCCATTCAGAGGTTGCGGCTGTGCCGAATCACCTCTTTTCGTATTGTTGATATTCCCGGATGattccctccccccccccccccccccccccccccccccccccccccctttcaGCTTCAGATTTTGCGTTTTGTAATACTTACTTccccagttttttttttccctactATGGGCGTGGCATGGGATGGGATTCATCATCTCAGACTCTGCCTATGCTCACGCTCATCATTTTATAGCATCTCAAAGATGTGCAATAATAACGTGCCAGGATCCAATTAAGATATATCCTCAAGCCAATTTATGCTGCTATCGTGAAAAAGCTTGTGACGAGCCCGATCAACTTCATTCAAGCAAGCATTGTTTGGTGTCGATCAATTTATATGTGGTGGGTCACTCTCAAACGtgtttttttgctgctcgatCAAACGGCCAGTGGGGCATGGATAGCTCAGTCATGTCTCCATATTGGAATTAAACAGAAGATTTTTTGGCCCAAAAtgcaaaagaacaaaaaagtggaCGTGCACCACGAGTGATTACGATTGCACCTCAGACCTCACACAAACACGTGAATCcgtccttttttttatcttatattTTAATGTTAAAGATATGCAcgtccaaaaaataataaacgaCCATTAGACGTAATGTAATTGGCAAATTGTATATGTACCTATATTACTGGGGTCAGAACTGATTGAAATCACTCCGTGGTTAAGGCATTAGTTGATCGGTAACCCTGTGCCAGTGGTTACATACATATCTTCTATGCTTGTTTGGATCGCGGGTTAAGGAGGGTTATGGAGGAGTAAATTAGAGAGGGTtatcatataaatttatatttcatacaGTCTTCATCATTAatgtccttttctttcttaattgGAAAAGAAGAGTATAGATCCAAAGTAGAATTGTATCGATGCCGGACATATTAGTTTCAGTTAATAGAATGAGTCCACTTCCGGGGGTCactagggaaaaaaaaaaaaaagcaagaagGAAAAAGCAGCAGCTTTTATGAAGTCATTCAACTAATATTTGATTATGCTGTTAGTGGAATTTTCAGTTAATTATGCAGCATTAGATCTATACTTATGATCCTGACATAGATATCTTTCTTGTAAATGATTTTCGAATTTGATTAATCATTTAATGGTTGTCAGTTTGGCATTGAGCTTTGCGAGCTGAGGTTTGTAACTGGGCCCATGATCAGATCTGATACATCGGTTCCTGTCCCCGCCCATGCTTCGTTGTTTGCAGTCCATCGAATTCGTTCCCCAGCATTAGGATTTTTGCTATCGAATGCCAGCTTCTCGCAAGCTGTATAGATAGATGACTTAGCCAGTTGAATCTGGGGCAGAAGTCGATCAATGAACAAATGCAGCGGAGGAGGTTGAATCAGGACGGTGTAGGAATCTGCATCGGGCAAATTTCTATGATGAGCTTGCGGCGGAGCTACAGTGGATTTGATGGACTGACGACCGAATCATGTCGCAGCCGCTCTGTGTTTTTGCACACTGAGAATGGTGATTCGCGCAAGTGGTGAACGCAATAAGCATGCCCCTCCCCAGATATGTTCTCTTTAGGCCAGAGCCCAGTTGACACCAAACTTCTAGCACAAACCACGCACCGACTCCCTCTTTTAGAAGACTCGATAAACAAGGTCTGCACTTGCTCCATCAACACAGTAAGTCGTTTGGCATCAAGAAAGAGATGCGATCTTATCGGGGGGTTGATTGGTAAGATGTATCTTCATCATGATTTAAGATGTATCTTTAGCAATATGAGATATCTTTTCAAGACTCGGATATACACGCCTCCAGTATTCTTTAGTATTGCCTAAATCAATAACAGAAACAGTTCTGGATTTCGTGCCAAAATATGTATTCACACTtcgtaaaaaaataaaggaactTCAAAATGAGAACTTCTACCAGTTGGTCTAGAAAGGACTAAAACATGGCGACTACAAACAGCACTTTCCAAATTGAAGGTAAGAGTGAAATAAGATTCTAAGAATAAATAGTAAATGCTAACTACTTACCAACTGCACTCATAGAAGCTAAAATAACATCGTCCTATATTGTAAAAGTCTATACAAAATTCTACAAAGGGGGGAACGAATAACGGGGGTATAGAACAAGAGTTTATAGCGACATAAATTTCTTAGACTGAAATCATTTCAAGAGGTTAGACTTTTCCAGGAACCCAACTACATTTAGATTTCCTTAGGATATATCAACTGTGTAATACCAATAAAGTGACATGTCATACGGACAGTTACAATAAAACAATCACAGTGAGCACGTCAGCaggaaaatatgagaaaaagaTTGTAGAAGAGCGAAATAAGCAGTAGAAAATGGCATCAGAACAGAGACAACAGAAATACAATCATGTTGCTTGAGAGGATGTTATCATGTCCCTTacgaataaaaagaaaaacaacagGCTGATCCCCAATAAGCAAAAAACTAAGCAcataaaaaaaggataaaCACGTTCCAATCTCTTAAAAAAAAGCTAGATTACTGGTTTCTGGTCTATGATGATTCCCCTCTAGAGTAACCAgccatcaagaatgaagatgtaGAAACATTATTCGTGGATCCACTTCTAAAGGGTGAGGTTACGTAggaaatacaaataaacaacACGAAGCACTTTGTTGAACTGAATGGTACTATCTTCTACCAGTAAAGTGCATCATGGATTTTAGAAACAAGGGTGCTTGCTACCATATGCCATTACTCTGTGTTAGAGGTTTCACTCCTATAAAGAGTCATCTCACTTTATAAGGGTTATGGTCAACATTATAAGCTAAGTCTGCTTAAAATGATCATTGAATTTCACAAAACTATAGTAGGAAgcatataatatattctaCAATCAGATTTAAGTAAAGCAAAGCAGAAGAATGTACCTCAAATTGCAAAACCAAATGGTCAGACGCAGCAATCTTCTTGAGCAACCTCAGCCAAGGCCTCCTTCCTGGATTTGGCGGGGCTATCCACTCTGGCTTCCCTCCTCGTTGGGGAAACTCATGACCTCTCAACAGCTACAAGCATACTTAGCACCCATTAGCTCATCCAAACGAAACTGTAAAGTGGAGCAACAAATAATCAGGGAAACATTGGGCAATCCGgcaaactatatatataagtatattttttatttggaatTTTAGCTTTTCTAACAATATAGAGTCGTTATCATTACTAGggtcagtttttttttttcaattaaagaTGAGGGCTATTtgttcaggaaaaaaaaatgagaagacCATGAGgttagagaaaaataattgagaaGACAAAACTGTAGAGGTTCAATAAGTTCACTAGTGAGAATTAAATTAGGATCTTTTGATTCTATGTTGATGACAAATTCTTTGATTTTGACATGCTTCCGGTTCAAGTCTTAAGCACATCAGAACTTTCGATCTGGGTTCATCATCGCGACCCTAACGGGGTTTCAAAGAAACACTATCTATCCGCAAATTTACTGTTACAGTACTATTATCTTTACCTCAAGCAAATTCGACAATAAATAGGATAACATTCCTCAGTTTACTTGCTCCCTAATCACCAAAGAGTTCGAACTAATATAGTACTTAGAATACTAacgcattttaatttttaactgAACTGCATCTCATTAGTTCGGTGAAAATTTTTAGTAAGTATGAATTCTTTCCCCCAAATCTCCTCTCTAATACCCACAAACGGATATGTCACATTCATGCAAATGTCTTGTTCCAATTTTGGACTTCAGTATCTGCATATAATTCAGACGGTCCATTGAGTGGACATATGCATAAACCTAATTTCATCAGTATATGGGCCAAGAGACCCATTTTGTCTCGAGTTGGGTCATCATAAAGTCGGCAATTGCCAATCAAATCGTGTTTGAACAAATTTATAACTTTATAGAAGCGAATTACAGAACAAATTAAGTAGTCGGGTTCATCGACATACCAGAGTAAATAACTTGACTCCATGCCT from Punica granatum isolate Tunisia-2019 chromosome 3, ASM765513v2, whole genome shotgun sequence includes:
- the LOC116199111 gene encoding uncharacterized protein LOC116199111 gives rise to the protein MKAVNKKFNRFLEHALDEHERGRGGEGYGDKDMVDVLLWLADDPNLVVKLERHGVKLFTLLLRGHEFPQRGGKPEWIAPPNPGRRPWLRLLKKIAASDHLVLQFETLFIESSKRGSRCVVCARSLVSTGLWPKENISGEGHAYCVHHLRESPFSVCKNTERLRHDSVVSPSNPL
- the LOC116201926 gene encoding trimethyltridecatetraene synthase-like → MAQFLSMMDIPSSWASYTAAWLTTLALILLSRHLRRRWQLNLPPGPKPWPIIGNLNLIGPLPHRSICELSKKYGSLMSLQFGSYPVIVGSSVEMARAILKTHDVTFAGRPKFNAGKYTTYNYCDITWSQYGPYWRQARKICIMELFSAKRLESYEYIRAEELKAFLRDLYDLRERPVTLKDHLSDLSLNVISRMVLGKKYTQKTEGSIVTPEEFKKMLDELFLLNGAFNIGDSIPWVNFLDLEGYVKRMKALSKKFDKFLEHVLDEHDERRRGVEGYVAKDMVDVLLQLADDPNLEVKLERHGVKAFTQDLIAGGTESSAVTVEWAISELLRKPEVFKRATEELDRVIGRERWIEEKDIVNLPYIDAICKETMRLHPVAPMLVPRQCREDCKIGNYDIPKGTRVLVSVWSIGRDPEIWGDPDEFRPERFLGKVIDVKGQDFELLPFGSGRRMCPGYTLGLKVIQASLANLLHGFDWKLPKETRPEDLDMEEIFGLSTPRKVPLVTVPKPRLPPHLYSTN